The Coffea arabica cultivar ET-39 chromosome 1e, Coffea Arabica ET-39 HiFi, whole genome shotgun sequence genome has a window encoding:
- the LOC113712580 gene encoding adenine DNA glycosylase, translated as MHRAHSHFEIRSSAAGYITHSHTLRNRRTPPTTVSMDDIIGNTQNTVAPSDQSKKKRPRRVVRPKPKSTQVEKSDDIEDINFTKDETLEIRASLLKWYDENQRDLPWRRISSKGEDEEDNEDMEESEKRAYAVWVSEVMLQQTRVQTVIDYFNKWMTKWPTLSHLAQASLEEVNEMWAGLGYYRRARFLLEGAKMIVEEGGGFPKAVPALRKVKGIGEYTAGAIASIAFKEVVPVVDGNVVRVIARLKAVSTNPKEAVAVKNTWKLAGQLVDLCRPGDFNQALMELGATVCTPSSPSCNECPISTKCRALLLSRCHDSVQVTDYPMKIVKAKQRSDFAAVTVVEVLEGPRMKDEAHPNSKFILVKRADKGLLAGLWEFPSVLLDGEADSVTRRDAIDHYLKSAFDLDPTKSCDIISREDVGEYVHVFTHIRLKMYVEWMVLHVKGFKKLWNKKQGEDDINWKFVDRQTLSCMGLTSGVRKVYGMIENYKQRTSSSLPARARSRKGSGKSKNWK; from the exons ATGCATCGCGCTCACTCCCACTTTGAAATCCGTTCTTCAGCTGCCGGATACATCACGCATTCACACACACTCCGCAACCGCCGCACTCCGCCCACAACTGTATCTATGGACGATATCATTGGCAATACCCAGAACACCGTAGCTCCTTCCGACCAGAGCAAGAAGAAGAGACCTCGACGAGTTGTCAGACCAAAACCCAAGTCGACCCAGGTCGAAAAATCGGACGACATTGAAGATATTAATTTCACCAAAGACGAAACGCTGGAAATTAGGGCATCGCTCTTGAAATGGTACGACGAAAACCAGAGGGACCTCCCCTGGCGAAGAATCAGCAGCAAAGGAGAGGATGAGGAGGATAATGAGGATATGGAGGAGAGTGAGAAGAGGGCGTATGCGGTGTGGGTTTCAGAGGTGATGCTTCAGCAGACTAGGGTTCAGACTGTGATTGATTATTTCAATAAATGGATGACCAAATGGCCCACCCTTAGTCACCTTGCTCAAGCTTCTCTTGAG GAGGTGAACGAGATGTGGGCAGGCTTGGGGTACTACAGACGAGCTCGTTTTTTACTTGAG GGTGCAAAAATGATAGTTGAAGAAGGAGGTGGATTTCCAAAAGCAGTTCCTGCTCTTCGGAAGGTCAAGGGAATTGGAGAATACACAGCTGGTGCAATTGCCTCAATTGCATTCAAGGAG GTAGTGCCTGTTGTTGATGGGAATGTGGTCAGGGTCATTGCTAGACTAAAAGCTGTATCTACAAATCCAAAAGAAGCTGTAGCAGTCAAGAACACGTG GAAGCTTGCAGGGCAGTTAGTGGATTTATGTAGGCCTGGAGATTTCAATCAGGCTCTTATGGAACTCGGTGCAACAGTTTGCACACCTTCAAGTCCAAGTTGCAATGAATGTCCTATCTCAACCAAATGCCGTGCTCTGTTGCTCTCAAGATGTCACGACTCTGTACAAGTTACTGATTATCCAATGAAAATTGTTAAGGCAAAACAGAGGAGTGACTTTGCTGCTGTAACTGTTGTCGAAGTACTGGAAGGTCCTCGTATGAAGGATGAAGCTCATCCTAACAGTAAGTTTATTCTTGTCAAGCGGGCAGATAAAGGTCTACTTGCTGGCCTCTGGGAATTTCCTTCTGTTTTGTTGGATGGAGAAGCTGACTCAGTCACCAGAAGAGATGCAATTGACCATTATCTGAAGTCGGCATTCGATCTTGATCCTACAAAGTCCTGTGATATTATTTCAAGGGAAGATGTTGGAGAATATGTCCATGTCTTTACCCACATTCGTCTCAAGATGTACGTAGAGTGGATGGTGTTACATGTAAAAG GTTTCAAGAAACTTTGGAATAAAAAGCAGGGTGAAGATGATATCAACTGGAAATTTGTTGATCGGCAGACTCTATCGTGTATGGGATTGACTTCAGGAGTAAGAAAG GTCTATGGTATGATTGAGAACTACAAGCAGAGAACGTCGAGTTCCCTCCCAGCAAGAGCAAGGTCAAGAAAAGGGTCTGGGAAGTCAAAAAACTGGAAGTAG